CCGGGGTCTCAAAACTTGGTGCCCAGAAGAAGACTCGAACTTCCACACCTTGCGGTACACGGACCTGAACCGTGCGCGTCTACCAATTCCGCCATCTGGGCAAGCGCGGTGTAACTAGGGGCAGCGCCGGGCGATGTCAACCGGGATTGTTGCCGGGCTCACCAGTTTGCCCCATCCCAGTGCTTGATGGTGCTGCGGTCCACCGCCACGGGCGGCTCGAGGCAGTTCACATTGACCATCACCGTCTCGGTGCCCTTTCCGTCGCGGCCGCGCGCAAAGCTCTCGACGCCGCAGGTCTTGCAGAACTGATGCTCGATATTTTCGGTATTGAACCGATAGGTGGTGAGGTTATCTGCCCCGCTGGTCAGGGTGAACTGGCTGGCCGGGGCCGATTGCAGCACCCAGCCCAGCCGGCGGCAGCGCGAACAGTTGCAGTCGCCCATCGAACCGAGATCGGTGACGACGTCATATTGCACGGCGCCGCAATGGCATTGGCCGTGATAGGTCTTGCTTTCGGGCATTGTTCGCCTCTCCTCTGTCGTTTGGAACGAACCAAGAACAATTGCGCGCCTGAGTCAAGTCGTTTCCCGCCCCGGCCCTCGACAGCGGCGGCGGCCATGGGCTAGAAGCGGCAAAGCAGTGAATGCCGTGTTGCCGGAGCCTCCAGATGGACAGAATTGAACCCAGACTCGTCACCATTTTTGGCGGTTCGGGCTTTGTCGGTACCCAGATCGTGCAATTGCTGGCCAAAAACGGCCATCGCATTCGCGTCGCCGTGCGCCGGCCCGATCTGGCCGGTCCCGTCAAGATGTTCGGCAGCGTCGGGCAGGTCCAGCCCATCCAGGCCAATATCCGCAATGCGGCCTCCGTGCAGCGCGCAGTGGCCAATGCCGATATCGTCATCAACCTGGTGGGCGTCGGTTTTTCGCGCGGCGCGCAGACATTCGATGCGGTGCATGTTGCCGGCGCCGGCCATGTGGCCGAGGCCGCCAGGGCTGCCGGCGTTTCCACCCTCGTGCATATGTCGGCCCTGGGCGTCGACCGTGCAGCCGAGGTCAGCGCCTATGCCGCCAGCAAGCTGGCCGGCGAAGCCGCCGTGCTCAAGGCCTTCCCCAATGCCATCATCATGCGGCCCTCGATCCTGTTCGGGCAGGGCGATGGCTTCTTCAATCTCATGGGGGCGCTGTCGCGCCTCTTCCCGGTGCTGCCGCTAATCTCCGGCGACACCAGCTTCCAGCCCGCCTATGTCGGCGATGTCGCCGAAGCCTTCGCCCATGCCGCCGAAGGGGGCGTCAAAACCGGCCGCATCTATGAACTGGGCGGGCCGCAGGTCGAGACGCATCGCGAATTGCTGGCCCGCATCCAGCGCGAGGCCGGTCGCAACCGCCCCGTGCTGCCGCTGCCATCGGGGCTCGCCAAGCTCATGGCGCTGCCCTTTGCCATCCTGCCCTTCCCGCCGCTGCTGACATCGGATCAGGTGGACCTGCTCGGCGTCGACAATGTCGTTTCCGACGCGGCCAGCAAGGACAAGCGGACCTTTGCCGCTTTCGGCATCAAGCCGACCGCGATGGATACCATCCTGCCGACCTATATGTATCGCTACCGCAGGCACGGCCAGTTCGACCGCGACAACGCGCCGGCGCCGATTCTCTGACGTCTCGGGGCCTCCGGCCCCGCTATTCGGCCACGACCACCAGGGCAAGACCGCCCAATATCGTCAGCGCACCATAGATCAACAGCCCGGGCAGGCCTTTCGGCTTTCCGGGCTTTTTCGTGTCGCGCGGGTCGGGTTTTGGCTTGGAATTGAGCATCGTCTCCTCCTCCGGACGAAATCCGCCAGAAGGGAAACGCCGGGCAGGGGATTTTGTTGCCTCACCCCATTGCGGATCGCCGCCCGGGCGCGCCGGTTTGGCGCCTCAAAAAACTATCGTAAGATATATCTTGAAACAGCCACAAACCGCGCCGATATTCAGCGTCAATGGAACACAAGATATATCGGAGACCCATCATGAATGGATATTGGAGAAACGGCGAACCCAATTGGCGCCGCAT
This sequence is a window from Devosia ginsengisoli. Protein-coding genes within it:
- a CDS encoding GFA family protein, with product MPESKTYHGQCHCGAVQYDVVTDLGSMGDCNCSRCRRLGWVLQSAPASQFTLTSGADNLTTYRFNTENIEHQFCKTCGVESFARGRDGKGTETVMVNVNCLEPPVAVDRSTIKHWDGANW
- a CDS encoding complex I NDUFA9 subunit family protein is translated as MDRIEPRLVTIFGGSGFVGTQIVQLLAKNGHRIRVAVRRPDLAGPVKMFGSVGQVQPIQANIRNAASVQRAVANADIVINLVGVGFSRGAQTFDAVHVAGAGHVAEAARAAGVSTLVHMSALGVDRAAEVSAYAASKLAGEAAVLKAFPNAIIMRPSILFGQGDGFFNLMGALSRLFPVLPLISGDTSFQPAYVGDVAEAFAHAAEGGVKTGRIYELGGPQVETHRELLARIQREAGRNRPVLPLPSGLAKLMALPFAILPFPPLLTSDQVDLLGVDNVVSDAASKDKRTFAAFGIKPTAMDTILPTYMYRYRRHGQFDRDNAPAPIL